From the Pomacea canaliculata isolate SZHN2017 linkage group LG14, ASM307304v1, whole genome shotgun sequence genome, one window contains:
- the LOC112554840 gene encoding LOW QUALITY PROTEIN: mucin-2-like (The sequence of the model RefSeq protein was modified relative to this genomic sequence to represent the inferred CDS: inserted 1 base in 1 codon; deleted 2 bases in 1 codon) produces MADNTSREFKFFEAGFCQQVNTALCNRSQIGECRDCVIKSLANGSVIVFFFLRIKPVSQLSPAVIINTLIESARTNGTEGDQVFLGSDLWSISKASITVVQIVTVSVTTVPSYMSSSTTAAVASTNEAATTGANLITTTVASTASTATSAATSISTSPETSTTTIVSSSNTFKESTTAVPITTTSVSSTITSVLSTTTAVPTTTASVPSSTTATSTTTSVTSMTTAVPATTTLAPSIMTSVPSTTTSVPSSTTAGPTTTPSVPSTITSVPSTTTAVPNATTSVPSSTTAAPTTTTSVQSTITSLPSTTTAAPTTTTSVPSSTTSAPTTTTSLPSTITSVPSTITAAQTTTTSVPSSATGAPTTTTSVLSTITSVPSTTTAVPTTTTSVPSTITSVTNTTTAFPTTTTSVPNSSTISSTTATSVPSSTTAAPTTTTTVPSSTTTAPTTTTSVPSTITSVPSTTTSITITPTSVPSTITSVPSTTTAAPTTTTSVPTSTTAASTTTTSVPSSTTAAPTTSTSVPSTITLVPSTTSAVRTTTTSGPSSTTTAQTTTTSVPSSTTAAPTTSTSVPSTITSVLSTTTALPTTTTSVPSSTTAAPTTASSVPSTITSVPSTTTAVPTSTASIPSTTTTVSTTTTSVPSSTTALPTTATSLPSTTMSVPSTITSAPITTTSYPTTTTSVPSSTTATQTTSTSVPSTITSVPSTTSAVPTTTTSVPSSSTAAPTATKSVPSTITSVPSTTTAAPTTTTSVPTSTTAASTTTTSVPSSSTGAPTATTSVPSTITSVPSTTTAAPTTTTSVPSTITSVPSTTTSITTTPTSVPTAPPTTTSVPSTITSVSSTTTAVPTTTISVPSSTTAAPTTSTSVPSTITPSTTQLQYXSTITSVSSTTTALPTTTISVPSSTTAAATTATTVTSANTATPTTTTSVPSSTTSTLTADTSVPSTIASVPGTTTTVPTTTTSVITSTTPQATSTASLPISSTDTPSTSTLVPSESTAVPTTTASVTSLTTAAPTTTTSVPSTMTSVPSTTTAMPTTTTLGLSSTSAIPTTTTSAIVSTTVALTSSTSVSSTNTAAPTTITSVPSSTTAEATTSTSVTSPITSVLSTSTTVLTTVTPIPSSSTAVPATTTIVPSTMTSEPSTNTAILVQQLQVHQLQLYQYRVPLAVPSTLVPSSTAAETTTTTAGPSTMTSVPSSTAAATTTSTPGPSTMTSVSSSAITEPTTTTAGPSTMTSVPSSTAAETTTSTPGPSTMTSVPSSTAAATTTTTPEPSTMTSVPSSTAAETTTTTPEPSTMTSVPSSTAAETTTTTPEPSTMTSVPSSTASETTTTTPGPSTMTSVPSSTAAATTTSTPGPSTMTSVSSSAITEPTTTTPGPSTMTSVPSSTAAETTTSTPGPSTMTSVPSSTAAETTTTTPEPSTMTSVPSSTASETTTTTPGPSVMTSVSSSTITEPTTTTPGPSTMTSVPSSTAAETTTSTPEPSTMTSVPSSTASETTTTTPEPSTMTSVPSSTASETTTTTPGPRVMTSVSSSTITEPTTTTPGPSTMTSVPSSTAAETTTTTPGPRVMTSVSSSTITEPTTTTPGPSTMTSVPSSTRTEPTTTTPGPSTMTSVPSSATAETTTTTPGPSTMTSVPSSTAAETTTTTPGPSTMTSVPSSTSAVSPTVIPVSSSATAISPTTTSLESTTSAVPSTSVLNTTMSESSTITTVPATTSTLSTTTYVPTSTTSVASQTTVVSTVTTSVSSTTDGQSTRTVGTTETFAENTTVTLEHTTSAAQSTTTVGETATTAIVITSTSAQNTSTVGETAITDGESTPPVAQNTNTVGEPATTAIVITTTAAQSTLTVDERSTTAGASSTTAAQSTITVRDTSNTAGEITSTSAQRTVTVEQTATFAGESTNTVTDTETTAGESTTTALERTTTAVHSTVTSQDAVMTTGESTATSGESTAAASKDTPTSGESSTTIQNTSPSIGDSTTSNTICPTDVEATTLSVSNTTILEESSEASGTSSTPVVPSVSCVTAAAAVIGKSFILECSVTGVFNLSRVEFLRSGQALGAIDVATLTATSTGNATINGSYVDNVFKVMLIFTVTCADAGSYTCVARNGVDTIESTVLVDVRKEPQTPMLTVPNIIESVTTAQPKCQADMGYNSDITFGWLLRLSNGTEEILPKHQSSITVSTNDTTCSSSGISVLEANRYIGWNNSELCCQLTHLTNDSLVVSQVCKTLKLLPADYCSSTNSSYLLYPFEPCYTYVQCSLGTIYFSYCPQNMRFCFNVTAISCSVPDTHACRNRSPLFMFHEKRRTSSTTEAATTTSVSSPQSTSASITLLTSSEESTSSTESNTMTTATTTLSFPLSVECPASTPTTMGSSVTLECSAMHAANLTRVQVSRDGQTLAALDTTSMTPTATSPRLTLTGNLHG; encoded by the exons ATGGCAGACAACACCTCAAGGGAGTTCAAGTTCTTTGAAGCAGGATTCTGCCAGCAG GTGAATACAGCTCTGTGTAACAGAAGCCAAATAGGAGAATGCAGAGACTGCGTCATAAAGAGCTTGGC GAATGGTTCAGTTAtcgtcttcttctttcttcgtaTCAAGCCTGTTTCACAGCTGTCACCAGCTGTGATTATAAACACGCTGATTGAATCCGCAAGGACAAATGGAACTGAAGGTGATCAGGTTTTTCTGGGCAGCGATCTGTGGAGCATTTCTAAAGCCAGTATCACAGTAGTGCAGATAGTCACAGTCAGTGTAACAACTGTGCCATCATACATGTCATCGAGTACAACTGCAGCTGTAGCAAGTACAAATGAAGCCGCAACAACAGGAGCTAACCTAATAACTACAACTGTAGCAAGTACGGCGTCGACTGCAACAAGTGCTGCTACTTCAATATCAACCTCACCAGAAACGAGCACAACAACAATTGTATCAAGTTCGAATACATTTAAAGAAAGCACAACAGCAGTGCCTATTACAACTACGTCAGTATCTAGTACAATAACGTCAGTACTAAGTACGACTACAGCTGTTCCTACCACAACTGCGTCAGTACCAAGTTCAACTACAGCTACATCAACAACTACGTCAGTAACAAGTATGACTACAGCCGTACCAGCTACAACTACGTTAGCACCTAGCATAATGACGTCAGTACCGAGCACTACTACATCAGTACCAAGCTCGACTACAGCCGGACCAACTACAACTCCGTCAGTACCAAGTACAATTACATCGGTGCCGAGTACGACTACAGCTGTTCCTAATGCAACGACATCAGTACCAAGCTCGACTACAGCCGCACCAACTACAACTACGTCAGTACAAAGTACAATAACGTCGTTACCGAGTACGACTACAGCTGCACCAACTACCACTACATCAGTACCAAGCTCGACTACATCTGCACCAACAACTACTACATCATTACCCAGTACAATAACGTCGGTGCCTAGTACGATTACAGCTGCGCAAACTACAACCACATCAGTACCAAGCTCGGCTACAGGTGCACCAACTACAACTACGTCAGTACTTAGTACAATTACGTCAGTGCCGAGTACGACTACAGCTGTTCCTACCACAACTACGTCAGTACCTAGTACAATTACGTCGGTAACGAATACGACAACAGCTTTTCCTACTACAACTACATCAGTACCAAACTCGTCTACAATTTCATCAACTACAGCTACATCAGTACCAAGCTCGACTACAGCTGCACCAACTACAACTACGACAGTACCAAGCTCGACTACAACTGCACCAACTACAACTACGTCAGTACCTAGTACAATCACGTCAGTGCCTAGTACGACTACATCTATTACTATTACACCTACGTCAGTACCTAGTACAATTACGTCGGTACCGAGTACGACTACAGCTGCACCAACTACCACTACATCAGTGCCGACCTCGACTACAGCTGCATCAACTACAACCACATCAGTACCAAGCTCGACTACAGCTGCACCAACTACATCTACGTCAGTACCTAGTACAATTACGTTGGTGCCGAGTACGACTTCAGCTGTTCGTACTACAACTACATCAGGACCAAGCTCGACTACAACTGCGCAAACTACAACCACATCAGTACCAAGCTCGACTACAGCTGCACCAACTACATCTACGTCAGTACCTAGTACAATTACGTCGGTTCTGAGTACGACTACAGCTCTTCCTACTACAACTACATCAGTACCAAGCTCGACTACAGCTGCACCAACTACAGCTTCGTCAGTACCTAGTACAATTACGTCGGTGCCGAGTACGACTACAGCTGTTCCTACTTCAACAGCATCAATTCCGAGCACGACTACGACTGTATCAACTACAACTACATCAGTACCAAGCTCAACTACAGCTCTACCAACAACAGCTACGTCATTACCTAGTACAACTATGTCAGTACCTAGTACAATTACGTCGGCACCGATTACGACAACATCTTATCCTACTACAACTACATCAGTACCAAGCTCGACTACAGCCACACAAACTACATCTACGTCAGTACCTAGTACAATCACGTCAGTGCCTAGTACGACTTCAGCTGTTCCTACCACAACTACATCAGTACCAAGCTCGTCTACAGCTgcaccaacagcaacaaagtCAGTACCTAGTACAATTACGTCGGTACCGAGTACGACTACAGCTGCACCAACTACCACTACATCAGTGCCGACCTCGACTACAGCTGCATCAACTACAACCACATCAGTACCAAGCTCGTCTACAGGtgcaccaacagcaacaacgtCTGTACCTAGTACAATTACATCGGTACCGAGTACGACTACAGCTGCACCAACTACAACTACGTCAGTACCTAGTACAATCACGTCAGTGCCTAGTACGACTACATCTATTACTACTACACCTACGTCAGTACCTA CtgcaccaccaacaacaacgtCAGTACCTAGTACAATCACGTCGGTGTCGAGTACGACTACAGCTGTTCCTACTACAACTATATCAGTACCAAGCTCGACTACAGCTGCACCAACTACATCTACGTCAGTACCTAGTACAATTACACCAAGTACGACACAACTTCAGT CTAGTACAATCACGTCGGTGTCGAGTACGACTACAGCTCTTCCTACTACAACTATATCAGTACCAAGTTCGACCACTGCTGCAGCCACAACCGCTACAACAGTAACAAGTGCGAATACAGCCACACCAACTACAACTACATCAGTTCCAAGCTCGACTACATCTACATTAACTGCAGATACGTCAGTACCGAGTACAATCGCGTCGGTGCCCGGTACGACTACAACAGTTCCTACTACAACTACATCGGTAATAACTTCAACTACACCTCAAGCAACTTCAACTGCTTCATTGCCAATATCGTCGACAGACACACCAAGCACAAGTACGTTAGTGCCTAGTGAAAGTACAGCTGTTCCTACTACAACtgcatcagtaacaagcttgactaCAGCAGCGCCAACTACAACTACGTCAGTACCCAGTACAATGACGTCGGTGCCCAGTACGACAACCGCAATGCCAACTACAACTACATTAGGATTAAGCTCGACTTCAGCTATACCAACTACAACTACATCAGCAATAGTCTCGACTACAGTTGCACTGACTTCAAGTACCTCAGTATCAAGTACAAATACAGCCGCACCAACTACAATTACATCGGTACCAAGCTCGACTACTGCTGAAGCAACAACATCTACGTCAGTAACTAGCCCAATCACGTCAGTACTGAGTACCAGTACAACAGTTCTAACTACAGTTACGCCAATACCAAGCTCGAGTACAGCTGTACCAGCTACAACTACAATAGTACCGAGCACAATGACGTCAGAACCAAGTACGAATACAGCTATTCTAGTACAACAACTTCAGGTGCATCAATTACAACTATATCAGTACCGAGTTCCACTA GCTGTACCTTCTACATTAGTACCAAGCTCAACTGCAGCTGAGACTACTACAACTACTGCAGGACCTAGTACAATGACGTCAGTACCAAGCTCAACTGCAGCTGCGACTACTACATCTACTCCAGGACCTAGTACAATGACGTCAGTATCAAGCTCAGCTATAACTGAGCCAACTACAACTACTGCAGGACCTAGTACAATGACGTCAGTACCAAGCTCAACTGCAGCTGAGACTACTACATCTACTCCAGGACCTAGTACAATGACGTCAGTACCAAGCTCAACTGCAGCTGCGACTACTACCACTACTCCAGAACCTAGTACAATGACGTCAGTACCAAGCTCAACTGCAGCTGAGACTACTACCACTACTCCAGAACCTAGTACAATGACGTCAGTACCAAGCTCAACTGCAGCTGAGACTACTACCACTACTCCAGAACCTAGTACAATGACGTCAGTACCAAGCTCAACTGCATCTGAGACTACTACGACTACTCCAGGACCTAGTACAATGACGTCAGTACCAAGCTCAACTGCAGCTGCGACTACTACATCTACTCCAGGACCTAGTACAATGACGTCAGTATCAAGCTCAGCTATAACTGAGCCAACTACAACTACTCCAGGACCTAGTACAATGACGTCAGTACCAAGCTCAACTGCAGCTGAGACTACTACATCTACTCCAGGACCTAGTACAATGACGTCAGTACCAAGCTCAACTGCAGCTGAGACTACTACCACTACTCCAGAACCTAGTACAATGACGTCAGTACCAAGCTCAACTGCATCTGAGACTACTACGACTACTCCAGGACCTAGTGTAATGACGTCAGTATCAAGCTCAACTATAACTGAGCCAACTACAACTACTCCAGGACCTAGTACAATGACGTCAGTACCAAGCTCAACTGCAGCTGAGACTACTACATCTACTCCAGAACCTAGTACAATGACGTCAGTACCAAGCTCAACTGCATCTGAGACTACTACCACTACTCCAGAACCTAGTACAATGACGTCAGTACCAAGCTCAACTGCATCTGAGACTACTACGACTACTCCAGGACCTCGTGTAATGACGTCAGTATCAAGCTCAACTATAACTGAGCCAACTACAACTACTCCAGGACCTAGTACAATGACGTCAGTACCAAGCTCAACTGCAGCTGAGACTACTACGACTACTCCAGGACCTCGTGTAATGACGTCAGTATCAAGCTCAACTATAACTGAGCCAACTACAACTACTCCAGGACCTAGTACAATGACGTCAGTACCAAGCTCGACTAGAACTGAGCCAACTACAACTACTCCAGGACCTAGTACAATGACCTCAGTACCAAGCTCAGCTACAGCTGAGACTACTACAACTACTCCAGGACCTAGTACAATGACGTCAGTACCAAGCTCAACTGCAGCTGAGACTACTACCACTACTCCAGGACCTAGTACAATGACGTCAGTACCAAGCTCGACTTCGGCTGTTTCACCTACAGTTATACCAGTATCGAGTAGTGCTACGGCTATTTCACCTACAACTACATCACTGGAAAGCACGACTTCGGCGGTACCTAGTACGTCTGTACTAAACACAACCATGTCAGAATCGAGCACGATAACAACTGTACCAGCTACTACATCAACACTAAGCACGACTACATATGTTCCTACTTCAACTACGTCAGTAGCAAGCCAGACTACAGTTGTATCTACAGTAACTACATCAGTATCGAGCACGACCGATGGACAAAGTACAAGAACAGTTGGCACAACTGAGACTTTTGCAGAAAACACTACCGTTACTTTAGAACATACAACATCTGCTGCACAAAGTACAACTACAGTTGGTGAAACAGCCACCACAGCCATTGTAATTACAAGCACATCTGCACAAAATACCAGTACAGTTGGTGAAACTGCGATTACTGATGGAGAAAGTACGCCCCCTGTTGCACAAAATACCAATACAGTTGGTGAACCTGCCACCACAGCTATTGTAATTACAACTACTGCTGCACAAAGTACACTTACTGTTGATGAAAGATCCACTACAGCTGGAGCAAGTTCGACCACAGCTGCACAAAGTACAATTACTGTAAGAGATACTTCAAACACAGCTGGAGAAATTACAAGCACATCTGCACAAAGAACAGTTACAGTTGAACAAACTGCAACCTTCGCCGGAGAAAGTACAAACACAGTAACAGACACTGAGACTACAGCGGGAGAAAGTACAACCACAGCTCTAGAACGTACAACCACTGCTGTCCACAGTACTGTTACAAGTCAAGATGCTGTGATGACAACTGGAGAAAGTACAGCTACTTCCGGAGAAAGCACAGCTGCAGCTAGTAAAGATACACCTACCTCTGGAGAAAGTTCTACTACAATCCAGAACACTTCTCCTTCGATAGGAGACAGTACAACATCAAATACAATATGTCCTACTGATGTGGAAGCCACAACCCTTTCCGTTAGCAACACAACAATTCTCGAAGAAAGCTCGGAAGCTTCAGGTACCTCAAGCACACCTGTTGTACCTTCCGTCAGTTGCGtcacagcagctgcagcagtgaTCGGCAAATCATTCATACTCGAGTGCTCCGTCACAGGTGTGTTCAACCTGTCCCGCGTGGAATTTCTCCGGAGTGGCCAGGCGTTGGGTGCGATCGACGTCGCTACCTTAACAGCTACGTCAACCGGCAACGCCACCATCAACGGCAGCTACGTTGACAATGTTTTCAAGGTCATGTTGATCTTCACTGTCACCTGCGCCGATGCCGGGAGCTACACCTGTGTGGCCAGGAACGGAGTGGACACGATCGAGTCGACAGTCCTGGTGGACGTTAGAA AAGAGCCCCAGACGCCGATGTTGACAGTGCCCAATATTATCGAGTCCGTCACAACCGCGCAACCAAAGTGTCAAGCGGACATGGGCTACAACAGTGACATCACTTTCGGGTGGTTGCTGAGACTGTCAAATGGAACGGAAGAAATTCTGCCGAAACATCAAAGCTCGATTACAGTCAG CACCAATGACACGACCTGCAGCTCAAGTGGAATATCTGTTTTGGAAGCGAACAGGTATATTGGGTGGAACAACAGTGAACTGTGCTGTCAGCTCACACACTTAACTAATGACTCACTTGTGGTCAGCCAGGTGTGCAAAACGTTGAAGCTTCTACCAG CGGATTACTGTTCTTCAACCAACAGTTCCTACCTCCTGTATCCTTTTGAACCTTGTTACACCTACGTTCAATGTTCTCTGGGCACCATTTACTTCAGTTATTGCCCTCAGAACATGAGATTCTGCTTCAATGTTACAGCCATTAGCTGCTCCGTCCCTGACACACACGCCTGCAG GAATAGATCCcctttgtttatgtttcatgAAAAGCGCAGAA ctTCGTCAACCACAGAGGCAGCCACTACAACTTCTGTTTCCTCACCTCAAAGCACATCAGCATCGATAACACTTCTGACGTCTTCAGAAGAAAGCACGTCCTCAACAGAAAGCAATACGATGACAACAGCAACGACCACTTTGTCATTTCCGCTATCTGTGGAGTGTCCTGCCTCCACCCCAACCACGATGGGCAGTTCAGTCACGCTCGAGTGCTCAGCGATGCACGCGGCCAACCTGACTCGCGTACAAGTGAGTCGTGACGGTCAAACCTTGGCAGCGCTCGACACGACCTCCATGACCCCGACAGCTACCAGTCCCCGGCTGACCTTGACCGGCAACCTACATGGTTGA
- the LOC112554903 gene encoding uncharacterized protein LOC112554903: MTSFNVVLNFRSVECSDAGSYLFFARSEQARTQTAVVMRVKSEPGSPTLTVPKIVESITTDQPECRAEMGYNSDVTFRWLLKGPNGTDSVLSDRQTPDTKSINDSTCTASGMSVLNAHAIYRVE, translated from the exons ATGACGTCTTTCAACGTCGTTCTTAACTTCAGAAGTGTCGAGTGCAGTGATGCTGGGAGTTATCTTTTTTTTGCCAGAAGTGAACAAGCCAGAACCCAGACAGCGGTCGTGATGAGAGTAAAAA GTGAGCCAGGATCACCAACATTAACTGTTCCCAAGATTGTAGAATCGATTACAACGGATCAACCAGAATGTCGGGCGGAGATGGGGtacaacagtgacgtcactttcAGATGGTTGCTGAAAGGACCTAATGGAACTGACAGTGTTCTGTCGGATCGCCAGACTCCGGACACAAAAAG CATTAATGACTCAACATGCACTGCTTCTGGAATGTCCGTGCTAAATGCCCACGCAATATACCGGGTGGAATAA
- the LOC112554900 gene encoding uncharacterized protein LOC112554900, translating to MEASYKSNFSNTTDITTMKASSKSNVSNANSDVYSKIDNWNRGSARSLQESVELSSLGSQHRRDNPVTFDTWSSANDYSQSASKRRVCCKQKSTVVLVMLILIIVGAISGGIAYNELKNRSTSTAPGEGQKYWVSRGRVTTLVNDSFLPAMATALPPNSRNSTRNCVTVFTKF from the exons ATGGAAGCCAGCTACAAATCAAATTTCAGCAACACTACAGACATCACCACCATGAAAGCAAGCAGCAAATCAAATGTCAGCAACGCCAATAGTGACG TGTACAGCAAGATCGACAACTGGAACAGAGGCAGTGCCAGAAGTCTGCAGGAAAGTGTGGAGTTGTCGTCATTAGGTTCTCAGCACAG GAGAGATAATCCTGTAACCTTTGACACTTGGTCGTCAGCGAACGACTACAGCCAGTCTGCAAGTAAAAGACGAGTTTGTTGCAAACAGAAGTCGACGGTCGTGCTGGTGATGTTGATATTGATAATCGTCGGTGCTATTTCAGGAGGCATTGCCTACAATGAGTtaaaga ATCGTTCTACGTCTACAGCTCCAG GTGAAGGACAAAAATACTGGGTCAGCAGAG gtCGCGTCACCACGTTGGTGAATGACTCCTTCCTTCCTGCAATGGCAACAGCTCTTCCACCGAATTCAAGGAATTCAACAAGAAACTGTGTTACAGT GTTTACAAAATTTTAG